From the Sphingomonas suaedae genome, one window contains:
- a CDS encoding DUF2490 domain-containing protein → MRSILLALPLLILASPALAQEEDSEVWLTGGAGIAVGENSEIDFEAVSRFSDDSGGLYEAEFMGGFTQTVAKGVSIHGGYVRVVSYSRGDVTRGEDRFRVQLGLSGDAGPVRLSGRLRLEHRSASTGDDTAYRFRPQIKASLPLGDSDFSLVASHESLIPLNDTDWGERAGYDRMRNLAGVSWKASDAIGVEIGYLNQYRFGRGTRRDTMDHVLSLSVGLSL, encoded by the coding sequence ATGCGCTCCATCCTTCTCGCCCTGCCGCTGTTGATCCTGGCCAGCCCCGCATTGGCCCAGGAGGAGGACAGCGAAGTGTGGCTGACCGGCGGCGCAGGCATTGCGGTGGGCGAGAACAGCGAGATCGATTTCGAGGCGGTCAGCCGGTTCAGCGACGATTCGGGCGGTCTGTACGAAGCGGAGTTCATGGGGGGCTTTACCCAGACAGTCGCAAAGGGCGTGTCGATCCACGGCGGCTATGTTCGCGTCGTCAGCTATTCGCGCGGCGACGTGACGCGCGGTGAGGACCGGTTCCGCGTCCAGCTGGGGCTGTCGGGCGATGCCGGGCCGGTCCGGCTTTCCGGCCGGTTGCGGCTCGAGCATCGATCGGCATCGACCGGCGACGACACTGCCTATCGTTTTCGCCCGCAGATCAAGGCGTCACTGCCGCTGGGGGACAGCGATTTCAGTCTGGTTGCCAGCCATGAAAGCCTGATCCCGCTCAACGACACCGACTGGGGGGAACGCGCGGGCTATGACCGGATGCGGAACCTGGCGGGGGTGTCGTGGAAGGCGAGCGATGCGATCGGCGTCGAGATCGGCTATCTGAACCAGTATCGCTTCGGTCGCGGCACCCGCCGGGACACGATGGACCATGTCTTGTCGCTGAGCGTCGGCCTGTCGCTCTGA
- a CDS encoding CPBP family intramembrane glutamic endopeptidase, with the protein MVAADYMLVSAGELPPGVRYTALGLVELVFGGAIIWLALRFARLRLTDAGLVRTELKSDTLVGIGIGLTFAAVQFLLIIPATGGAARSDVVANAAQIGETYAGFSGILILALLGSTSEELLFRGLLLFGLAKLCGGGTAGKIVSTIVVATLFALSHGYQGWAGIIDTGFYGGLLMSLLYWWRGMRLAAPIAAHATWNLIAATVIFLAY; encoded by the coding sequence GTGGTTGCCGCCGATTATATGCTGGTCAGCGCGGGAGAACTGCCGCCGGGTGTCCGATATACCGCACTGGGCCTGGTCGAACTGGTCTTCGGCGGCGCGATCATCTGGCTCGCGCTCCGTTTCGCGCGGCTGCGCCTGACTGACGCCGGACTCGTCCGCACGGAATTGAAGTCCGACACTCTCGTCGGAATCGGGATTGGCCTCACATTCGCGGCGGTGCAGTTTCTGCTCATCATTCCCGCTACCGGCGGCGCTGCGCGCAGCGACGTTGTCGCCAATGCAGCGCAGATCGGCGAAACCTATGCCGGCTTTTCCGGGATTTTGATCCTCGCCCTGCTCGGATCGACAAGCGAAGAACTGCTGTTTCGCGGCCTGCTGCTGTTCGGCCTGGCGAAGCTGTGCGGGGGAGGAACCGCCGGCAAGATCGTCTCCACCATCGTCGTGGCAACGCTGTTCGCCCTGAGCCATGGCTATCAAGGGTGGGCGGGGATCATCGACACGGGCTTTTATGGCGGACTGCTGATGAGCCTGCTCTATTGGTGGCGGGGTATGCGGCTCGCCGCCCCGATCGCCGCCCATGCGACGTGGAACCTGATCGCTGCAACCGTGA